The genomic segment TAATCCAATCAAACGACAAGATACTAAATTATTTAAGGTGGTACTTCTCTGCAGGtgtctggattttttttttcctctttcctgTAATTTGTGAAGTGAGAGGAgagcggaaaaaaaaaaaaaatagaggagatCTTAGAAGCAAAACAAACTCTGATGACTACATTACTAATAACGTTGGAAAGATCTTGATAAGACAAGTTTAATAACaccataaaagataaaaaaatcatgaacagAATAGGTTATACGAGCTTTCCAAAGGTGTCAAGGCTCATTTGTCTGTGAACCATTTATGTGGTCTATTTTGGTCACTATTAGTAACCCTTCTTGGTGTTATTGTATTCGTCTTATTGATATCTTTCTAACCATACTGATAATATCATCATCAgagttttaatgtgtttttgaatttttttttctcactctctcatctctccttatTAAATCATGTGCcttttgaattttgtaatttgaaaaaaattataaatgatacCTGGAGTTCACAACTCGCAGATATTATCTCGTGACTCTctaaactatgttattttttaaaatattttttatattgtattattttatcactttttttaGCATGCTACATTGTGAAAGTACAAAAATTTACTTCAAAACAGTCATTTACTTACTGGATTAAATGGTAAATTCACAGCCCAAGGCCACACTGTATCACCTGCGGGTGCCTCTTATGGTAGCTCACCAagattttacctttttttttttttttaaataagagagTATTTTTTTCACCTAccaaattctggaaaaaaaaatcatcaaacaaaCACCAATCGTTTGTAATATGCAAACATCTATAAGATCAAGAGCAATTTAAACTGTGTCCGTTGACGACTTTTAGGGGAATTTAATGGGTGAAGATGTCATTAAACTTTATTAATTTCTAATATTATGCGGATCAGGGATTAAACGCTTATTCACTAAACAAAGATTTCCTAAACCCTCAAAACTTCAGAATAAGTTGCTTGATAAAATTTCAGGCCCATCTAGCTCGATGTTGAGAAACTAAAAATATGGATAACCCAGATGACTTATCGAGGTAGCACTATTTTgatcaaactaaattaaactagACCATGGTGGGCCATGGCTGGCCTACTCTGTTACCATTTTTTTCCTAGTAAAATGCCTGGAAGATGGTGTTGCATGCCACCACACAGCACGTACAAAAATTTTCACTAAAAGGCTGGATAAAGTGGTTTTTCTGAGCTTGAAAAAACAAGGGCTAACAGTACAGTGTAACTATAAACAAAGAACATAAAAAGAAGAGCAGAGAATTTGGTATCagccaaaaaaaattttgtgcATCTCTATCTCCAAGTGATGTTTAGCTGCAAAAAGCGGCACAAGGTCCTAATGCGAAAACTGTGCACCACGAAGGGTAATGATCCTGACCATTAGCACGTAAAATATACAAATTCACCTTTCcagatttttaatatatggtAAACTACCATGATTTGAGGGTTTGTTTATTCAACAAAACTGGTTAATGAAAGATGATATGAAAGCAAAGTTTCCAGCACTGCCAAAGTGGGGTTAACAAAGTATGCACTATTATCCTGCCAAATGGATACCTTGCGACCTGCTGATAGCTGCTCAAATGCCACTGGAATCCCTTCCAAAGACGAAACGCCTTGTCCAATCTGAAATCACCAACACCCTGGTGCGCCAACTGACTAGCTTGCTGAATGAGACAGAGACCGAAAACATAATAGTATATAGCTAGTCAATTTGAAATCTCTAAGAGAGTTTGAAGCCAAGGAGAAGGTCAGTACCTTGCATAAACAGAATACCAAAGCCATTGAGAGCTTTGACCGATTGAAACCCAATCACCAGGAAGCTGTGCTGCTGTTTGTTCTCCTCCCAATGGAGCAAATTGCCCTAAATGCTTGTATCTGAATCAATATACACcataaagaaaatgattgaGATCCTAACTGCTTGCAAGTCTCAAAGTAGAGATCTATATGCTTCAAGTCTGGCATTCAAAAAGTGGTCTGTAACTTGACTCCATAGATGTCCCAGTTAAACAGCTAGCTCTGAGGAAGATATGCAGCGAGGAAActatttgttttgcttgagaAAAGATGCATCATGGATGGTGGAGGAATGCTAAGCATCAGTAAGAAGATCGTGGGAGAAATAGCTGTCATAACATAATCCTACTATATCAAATTCAAACATGATTTAAGATGTACCTAAAGGGATGGAAGCGATGGCGCCCTTCTTCCCTGAACCTGATAGGACCTTCAGGGTTTTTTTCAGCCTCTTCCATACGGTTGAAGCAATTAGCAAGATAAGTGCCTTGCTGAGCCGCAACCTGAATCCAGACAAATGAAAATAGATAATTAGGAGATATCTCTTAGAGAATGAAAATTCACAGAAAGTAGAACCACAAATCAACACAAGACCTGAGCTGTTGCTGGAAGATTCTTCATCTGGGAATCAACTTCTGAAAGGGCTTTCTTAAATTCTTCAATATTCAGTTCAATTGCTTCTTTTGCAACATCCCCTTTAGTCATCTTCAAGAGATCAACAAGGTCACgcatcttcttgttcttcaaaTATAGCTCCACCTGAGGATATCTTTCACAAATGTCTTTAATGACTTCCCGAAATTCTTTTACTGTGAGAGTTCCAGAATTGTCCTTGTCTGCCTTCTTAAATATTGCTGCAATATCTTCCTACAAGCATGGAAGTACAAGAAAGAGAACATACATCAACAGACTAGGTGATTAAATTCTCGATGTAATATTgacatcaaatattattttcacaTCAATCAACACTCTTTGTATATCTGGTGTATGTCATACATCATCATGCATGGATTATTCATTTAGAAGCTATTAACAGTAGCCATAACAACAAATATATACCAATAGTTTTCAGCTACGCCATTATGAGTTTACAGATATGATTTCAATGTGCAATGTGTGTTTGAGATGACATGAAGAATTTCTTATTCAAGTGCATACTTGTGCTACATGcacggaaaaaaaaatacatgaggTTCGACAATATGCTTATATTTACATGAGCGAGGAACTAGATTGTCACCATGCATGAAGTTAAGGTTACAGCATACGAATTTATAGCAAACCCTAGCCGAACAAAAGGTATTAGAAAATCTCAATAATACTTCTTTACCGTATCTTGAGGGTGTTACCACTGCACCCCCTAACCTATTAATCATCCTTGGCAATGAATTACATCCCAATGCATCAAACAACATTCTCTATATATGTATTCCATTCAATATGAGCTATATACTACAACAATCTCCACCTTTCGGGAGAGAAGAGAGAACATAACTTGGAACTCCACGTTGAGGCATCTCCTATCTAGCACCTAGAGATATTAATCAAGTTCAAACAATGCTTTGACTTAATTGTGATAACAAGCTTTATCGACATGTTTGCTGCATTCTTAGAATTATGAACTTTCTCAATCAATAGTTCACCAAAAGAAACCAATTCCATGATTATATGAAACCTGCTTGGTTCTTACACTATACACTTTGTTCTTTGTCAAGTTAATAACATTTTGATTGTcacaatataaataaaccccACATTTCTAAATACGCAGCTCCTTAACCAACACTATAAGCCATAAGGCTTCCTTGGTAGCCTTGACCACTACCACATATTTTGACTTAGTAGTAGTAATGCAATTAGAAACTGAACCATGGACCTCCAACAAATAGCCCCCCCACAATAGTGAATACATAACATTTGGTAAATTTCCTGTTATTTAAGTCCTTTACATAGTTTGCATCCATATATCCCACAACTAAAGGATCACTCTACTATTTGCTAAAATGATACCATAGTCTGTAGTGCCCCTAAAGTATCTGAAGCTCCACTTGACTACATCTCAATGTTGTTGTCCTGGATTTGATAGAAACTTGCTTACCACATTAATTGCTTGTGCCAAATCTGGTCTTGTACAAACCATAACAAACATCAATCACCCTACTACACTCACACATGTGACCTTTGGCATGTCTTGCTCCACATCATCTGTCTTCAAGCACTGATCAATAGATAATCTAAAATGATTCGTCAAAGTTATACTCATTGGTTTTGCATTATCCATGTTAAACCTTTCCAACACTTTCTCAATATAGTTACGCCGAGATAACCATAAGCTCTAGAAAACTCTATCCTGATTTACACAAGTAAATCGAGATTATACTCACATCTTTTGTAGTCAATCCAGATTATGTAGGAGATTGCTTCAGTCCATAAAGtgatttcatcaatttacagaCCAATTGTTCTTGTCCAAGTGCAAAACTCCTCTGGCTGTTCCATGTAAATTTGCTCCTTTAAATCATCATAGACAAAAGTTGTCTTGACATCCATCTACTCCAACTGCATATCAAAATGTGCTACCAAACCCAACACTATCTTGATGGAAGTGTATTTGATCATAAGCAAATATATCCTATCATAGTCAAGCACTTTTCTTTATGAGTAATCCTTTGCTACTAGACGAGCTCTAAACTTCTCACCCTCATTTCTGATgctgcttctttctttttatacacTCATATACATTCCATCGCCATCTTCCTCTTTAGAAGCTCCACTAACTTCCATGACTACCATATTTTTTCCTCTATAACACCCATCCATCTACTTTTCTCTTAGCTATGTCATGCCTCATGAAACATAGTAGGATCTCCGCTACTAGTAATGAGTGCATAAGAAACCAAATCTTCAAAACCATACCTAGTAGGTGGCTTAATAATGCGTCTAGGCTTGTTTGTAGTTATACTATCATGCTTCTGATCTTCTAAACTAGAACTTCCTGCATTATGAGCACTGAATTCTCTATCATGAGTCTCTAACTCCATTTGCACCTCATGTTTATTGCTGTCGCAATTTTCTGGCACctgtttcttctcttcttgAGTTTGTTGCAACAAggctttttcataaaaaaatgcatCTTTACTAATCACTATCTTGCTTTCCTTTAGATCCCAGAGCTTGAAGcctttcactctttttttatatatatataaaaatacattgtcTAGACTTTGGATCAAGCTTCAGCCTCTTATCACTAGAAACATGCACATAGACTAGACGTCCAAACACTCTCAAACCAGaatagttaattttattgtttgtcaATACCTCTTCTGCTACTTTTCCATCTAGTGATGCCCTAGGTGATATGTTAATCAAGAAATATGTCATATCCAGTGTTTTTGTCTAAAAGTTCTTTGCAAACCTACATTCAGTCTGAGACACCTtacttttttagttattatttcgTTCATCCTTTCCGCTACATCGTTCTGTTGTGCTGTTTTGCGTACTGTGAAATGTCTCTTGATCCAATGTTGCTCACACAACTCCATAAACTTTGAATCTGTGTACTCAATACCATTTTCTGACCCGAGGCATTTGATCTTCCTTCTTGTCTGGTTTTCTACTTCAACTTTTCACACCTTGAACTTGAAAAACATTTCTGACTTGTGTCGTGTGAAGTACACCTAAACCTTTCGTGAGTCAtcaataaaaatcacaaaatacatGTCCTTCCCATGATGCTACCCTAAATATCTGTATGAATATAATCAAGATTCCCCTTTGTCTTGTGTGTGGTTGTCTTAAACTGCACCTTATTCTATTTTCCAAAAACATAATTCTTGCAGAAACCAAGCTTGCATGTTGACATTCTTCAATAGATTCTTCTTATAAAGCTTCATCATCCCACACTCACCCATATGACCTAACCGTACATGCCACAAGACTCTGCTATCTGACTCAGATTATGCAGCTACAACACCACCTACAATTATGATACCTATTAGTCTATAAATTTTCCTActaatttcttccttttcatcatTGTCATAACACCTTTATTCACCTTCATTACTCCACTTTCAGATTTGAAACTAAAACCATTACGATCTAAAATGTCCAATGAAATCAAATTCTTCCTCAAATATAGTATATATCTAACATCACACAATATTCTAATAACACCatcaaacattttaatttttatattcccTATTCCAGCAACTTTGCATGAAGCATCGTTACCTCTCAGAATAGAACCAAAATTAACTAACCTATAGGTGTCAAACCTATTTTTATTGGGTGTCATGTGATAAGAGCATGTTGAATCTAGTATCCATGAGTCTGTAAGATGATCTGAACTGGATGAAacataaaacatatccttgtcACCACTCTCTAAGTCTTCTTCTTCCACTACATTCACAGACTTTGATAAACCCTCTTTATTCTTTgtatctctcttctttttctttagacatttttgttttatatgccTGTTTTTCCAGCACTTTTAACACTTTATGTCCTTCCTTTTCCTGGAATTAGACCGAGTTTTGTTGCTACTTAATCCGTTCTGGAACTTGTTTCTCTCACGTTCTTAATTACTCCTCACCATAAGCCCTTCCCCTTATAAATTGTCATCACCAACTTTCTTTCTCATATTAAAACCTAATAAGGCACTTGGGATTTCCTTGAATTCGAGAGTTTCTCCCCCACCCCCCACACATCAAAGTTGTAACCAAATTTTCATATGTAGGAGAAACAAGTGAAGAATTCAGTAAAATCAACGCCTTATCTTCGTCGTCGAACTTCACATCAACTCACCTCAAATCACTAACGATATGGTTGAACAAGTTGATATGTTGATTCAAATTTGTGACCTCTGACATCTTAAGACCATATAATTTCTGCTTAAGATAAAGCTTGTTCGTCAACGATTTAGACATATACCGCCTTTCTAATTTCAACCAAACTGTTGTTGGTGATTCCTCATCCATAACATGATACATCATATCATCGACAGACAAAGCCTGATAGTTGCCACAACCCTCATTTCCAATTCCTTCCAATCTATGCATACATGCCTTCTAGTTGCTTTCCGTATAACCTTCACCATGCCCTGTTGCACTAACAAATCCTTCACCTCTTTTGCCATAATCTGAAATTACCAGATCCATCGAACTTGACCATGTTGAATTTTGTAGAAGAAATCCCTGACATCGTGAACCAAACTCCAATACCAATTATTGTGATACAAGACAATAATGATGAAtagtacaaataaaaaaaaagaaaaacgcaTATATACCAAACTCGGTAATGTGGCTACATCCACATAAGCGAGGACCTGAATTTTCACTATGCATGAAGTTAGGGTTACATCATATGAATTTATAGTAAACTCTAGTCGTACAAGAGGTAATAGATCCAACAATACTCCTTTACAATGCCGTGGGGCATTGTCCCTACACCTCTAACTTATCAACCATTCGTAGCAGGCAATAACTAGCTTTTTCTATATACGCGTTTCACTTAATATGAGCCACATACCATAACAATATTAGTTAAAAAAGAACATTTTTGTTGTTCACTGTAAGAATGAACAGTTTTGTATGTGTATCGGTATAAAAGTTATCTATTTAATGTGCGAGAGTCTAATAGAGAGGTATAAACTTCCTTTTTAGTCTCAATAAAGAGGAACATATAAACTcgacaaaaatataataaaacaggTGATGTCATGCGTGCAATTATAACAGAAAAGTAATGAGAACAATACCATGACTTTGCGCTGGTTAACTGTTGCACAATCACCAAGTGCATATATAGTACTACATCCCTCAACTCGCAACCATTCGTCAGTTGCTAAAGCACGCCTATTACTCTGTGTTAACaggaacaaatttttttttcaattaagagtGCTCATTTTGAATGAAATCTCATAGAAGATATGTTGGAGAccctgaaataaataaatctatttttataagcCAGAAACACACCTGACCAATTTGCTGCATAAAATCCTTTATGACAGGATGAGTTCCATTTCCAGTTGACCAGACGACCATTCCATATGGTATAGTAGTAATTTCACCATCATTCCCTCTTACTTTAGTAGAGATTTCTTTATCAGATACTTTCACAACCATCGACCCTAACTTCACATCAATGCCATCTCTTTGGAACTTCTCTTCCGCAAAACCTGTGATTCTTTTGTCAAACCTGCATACAAGAACCCCCAACAGCATGAGTTCATCTATTAGAACTCTTCAAGTATATGCAACTGTACGTGATTAATGCATTAAGTATTGAACCCAATTAACAAGCTTAACATATTAAGTCTTGCCTGCATATGTTGAACAGTTCCTAAAGTCTGGTTTAGATTGCTACTGTAATATTTCTGAACtatttgcaaataaaaaatcaacttaatcaAAGTGAACTGCAGGAcatcttaattatatttaacaaaTACTAGCGTTCATTCCATTTAAAGTTAATACCAGAAACCAAAACAGTGAGGTATCAATCATCATGAGCAGAAGGCAGGTACTTGCATGTTCAAAATATGATCTGATGCTTCAAGTAGTGTTATTTTCACAAAATCTTTGGCTGCTGGATACAGTTTGACTAAATCCTCATTGACAAAATCATGAAGCTCTGCAGCAAACTCCACTCCTGTTGGTCCACCACCAACAACTACAAAATGAAGTATTCTCTTCCTTTCTTCATCACTAAAAGTCGGCAAGCTTGCCTTCTCAAATGAGTTGATAACAGATTGACGGATCTGCTGAGCATCTTCAACTTCCTGCAGAAGAAATCCATTTCCTTGTACAATTTAACCGTGCATGTGCATCAAGCAACTCAATTCCCGATTTCCTATCTCTTCAAAATTTTCCAGACAATGAAATTGATAAGGATAGCATGCACTGAAATTCTGAGGAGGTTACCTTTAGGAAATTGCAGTTCTCAACTACACCAGGTGTGTTGAATGTGTTTGGACGGGCTCCCATGGCTATAATAAGATAGTCATAATCCACAACAAATTCTTCTTTTCCATTCTTACTGGATTCTGAATTAGGTCGACAATGAACTTTCTTATTTTCTGCTTCAATCTTGAAACATTCAGCTTCCCAGTACCTAATGTCAATACTTTTCTGCGAGAGGAAGAAACAAACAAGGGCTGGTTACTGCATTACCTCATATCCAAAATCTATTCTTTCTAAAGTGAAGTTCTATGCACAATCACCTACATAAATCCTATACATCATATGACCCACACATGATGAACAGAcaagatttatttattcacaAGACTGCCCAAAGTCAAAGCTCATGGTTCTGAACACTCCATTTCTCATTACCTTCCTGACAATGCTACGAATTGGTTCGACAATGCTGCGAGCCTCCACCGTACCACATGTAACACTTGGTAACAAAGGAGTGAATGCAAAGTAGTTGCGAGGCGATATCACCTGAACATCATATGAGGGATTGTTAAGTTTCTTCAAGAAACTGGTTCCCGCCCAACCAGTTCCAAGCACCACCACCTTCTTTTTCTTAATCTCCTCCAAAACTGGCGGTGCACCACCTGTTCCATTTGCATCTGCGTAAGCAACATAGCATCCACCACTGCAATTCAATCAATCACATGATAAATAACAATCACCAAGAAACtctgattaaataaataaatattagctGAAAtactaaaatctaaaattaaaaaaaacccgataATTCTAACAACAACAAACAAGAACATGATCAAATACCATTAACGAGCActatttttaatggaaaaaaatattaagatattacTATTTATACTGCTTCATTATTAGAACAGAGGAAAACAGAGTCGATCTCTATTGTAGCTAGCAGCAATAATAGAGTTAAACTGAATTATGTAATTCTAGAAACATCCAACAAAATTGGAAGCCAAAAAAGAACACATCTAACCGCAACAAAAACGTGATCTAATAATGCTAATCGCAGAATTACCAAACTACTAATCACCTAATTAACACACACAAACAGCCAACCGTAAAAGCAAAACTTCATCTCCTCCATTCACACACTCAgcaatcaatcaagaaaaaaataaatttaaaaaataaaaaattccaaaaataggaagaaaaaagtATCGTTCAAACATAATTAATCGAACTGAAGAAGAGAAATTTGGAGCGAGGAATATTACCTGATGGTGCAAACGACAACGAGTTTAGCGAGAGAAGGATAGTCATTGAAACATCTAGAAGCTCTCTTAAACAAACTCAAACTGTTCATTTTCACCGACTTTAGGTTCTCTAAATTTGTGAAGACCAAACAGTGTCGGCGATTTTTAATTACAGGTAAACAGAGAAAGTCTTTCAAAAGGATTTAGAGAGAGTGTGAGAGAGAGATGCAGTGTTGGTAGCTTGAAGAGGAAGAAATGTAAAGAGCCCGAGAAGGTAGTAGAGGACAGGAGAGGAGATAGAAGCGTTACTGTTTGCGTTGTCTGTAAGTTGGTGGCGAGATGTTTCTTTTCGGGGTTTTTTTTTCGGTTGACTGTCATAGAGGGGAAGGAAAAGGCGGCACGTGCTTAGCGGTAGCGAATAACttgaaatttgttgtttttagttaAGCAGCTGGACACGTGGCAATTTGGTGGAGCGGCGGCTGCGTTCTTTAAAGGGGGTGTTTGGATTTCGATATcggttgatttttaaagtatttttatttggaaatatatcaaattaatatatattttttattttttaaaaaataatttttaatattattacataaaaataatttaaaaatattaatttgaaataaataaaaaaataaaaaattttaaattttttcaaaagcgtttttgaaacacaaaaataaataaactctaaaaaacattttaaaataatattttttttatttttaaaaactatttttaacataaacatatcaaaataatcttttatatatatatatatatatatatatatatatatttatatatgtacatgtatatgtatgtatataattttaagcaaataaataaataatgttttgtgaaaCATTGTGTTCTCAAATGATATCTTTGATAATGTTTGTGATTATGTAAactgatgttttttaaagtaattatttttaaaaaatatattaaaataatatattttttatttttaaaattttatttttgatgttcaCGTGTCAAAATTacttaaaaccataaaaaaataattttttaaaaaactcaaaaatctaaaaaacaaagcacttttattattatgtttcgCTTAGTTTGACCAGCTAGCATAGTGGTTTGACCATGATGTactataaaacattaatttaactgtatatatattttaatttatataacatGCATGTATGagggaaattttattttatttattttattttattaggaaaTATTTATCTGTGAATAATTTAGCAATGGTTAAGTATTATTTgtaggttttta from the Populus nigra chromosome 9, ddPopNigr1.1, whole genome shotgun sequence genome contains:
- the LOC133703000 gene encoding external alternative NAD(P)H-ubiquinone oxidoreductase B2, mitochondrial-like isoform X2: MNSLSLFKRASRCFNDYPSLAKLVVVCTISGGCYVAYADANGTGGAPPVLEEIKKKKVVVLGTGWAGTSFLKKLNNPSYDVQKSIDIRYWEAECFKIEAENKKVHCRPNSESSKNGKEEFVVDYDYLIIAMGARPNTFNTPGVVENCNFLKEVEDAQQIRQSVINSFEKASLPTFSDEERKRILHFVVVGGGPTGVEFAAELHDFVNEDLVKLYPAAKDFVKITLLEASDHILNMFDKRITGFAEEKFQRDGIDVKLGSMVVKVSDKEISTKVRGNDGEITTIPYGMVVWSTGNGTHPVIKDFMQQIGQSNRRALATDEWLRVEGCSTIYALGDCATVNQRKVMEDIAAIFKKADKDNSGTLTVKEFREVIKDICERYPQVELYLKNKKMRDLVDLLKMTKGDVAKEAIELNIEEFKKALSEVDSQMKNLPATAQVAAQQGTYLANCFNRMEEAEKNPEGPIRFREEGRHRFHPFRYKHLGQFAPLGGEQTAAQLPGDWVSIGQSSQWLWYSVYASKLVSWRTRVLVISDWTRRFVFGRDSSGI
- the LOC133703000 gene encoding external alternative NAD(P)H-ubiquinone oxidoreductase B2, mitochondrial-like isoform X1 encodes the protein MNSLSLFKRASRCFNDYPSLAKLVVVCTISGGCYVAYADANGTGGAPPVLEEIKKKKVVVLGTGWAGTSFLKKLNNPSYDVQVISPRNYFAFTPLLPSVTCGTVEARSIVEPIRSIVRKKSIDIRYWEAECFKIEAENKKVHCRPNSESSKNGKEEFVVDYDYLIIAMGARPNTFNTPGVVENCNFLKEVEDAQQIRQSVINSFEKASLPTFSDEERKRILHFVVVGGGPTGVEFAAELHDFVNEDLVKLYPAAKDFVKITLLEASDHILNMFDKRITGFAEEKFQRDGIDVKLGSMVVKVSDKEISTKVRGNDGEITTIPYGMVVWSTGNGTHPVIKDFMQQIGQSNRRALATDEWLRVEGCSTIYALGDCATVNQRKVMEDIAAIFKKADKDNSGTLTVKEFREVIKDICERYPQVELYLKNKKMRDLVDLLKMTKGDVAKEAIELNIEEFKKALSEVDSQMKNLPATAQVAAQQGTYLANCFNRMEEAEKNPEGPIRFREEGRHRFHPFRYKHLGQFAPLGGEQTAAQLPGDWVSIGQSSQWLWYSVYASKLVSWRTRVLVISDWTRRFVFGRDSSGI
- the LOC133703000 gene encoding external alternative NAD(P)H-ubiquinone oxidoreductase B2, mitochondrial-like isoform X3, giving the protein MNSLSLFKRASRCFNDYPSLAKLVVVCTISGGCYVAYADANGTGGAPPVLEEIKKKKVVVLGTGWAGTSFLKKLNNPSYDVQVISPRNYFAFTPLLPSVTCGTVEARSIVEPIRSIVRKKSIDIRYWEAECFKIEAENKKVHCRPNSESSKNGKEEFVVDYDYLIIAMGARPNTFNTPGVVENCNFLKEVEDAQQIRQSVINSFEKASLPTFSDEERKRILHFVVVGGGPTGVEFAAELHDFVNEDLVKLYPAAKDFVKITLLEASDHILNMFDKRITGFAEEKFQRDGIDVKLGSMVVKVSDKEISTKVRGNDGEITTIPYGMVVWSTGNGTHPVIKDFMQQIGQSNRRALATDEWLRVEGCSTIYALGDCATVNQRKVMEDIAAIFKKADKDNSGTLTVKEFREVIKDICERYPQVELYLKNKKMRDLVDLLKMTKGDVAKEAIELNIEEFKKALSEVDSQMKNLPATAQVAAQQGTYLANCFNRMEEAEKNPEGPIRFREEGRHRFHPFSKTNSFLAAYLPQS